A single Candidatus Omnitrophota bacterium DNA region contains:
- a CDS encoding V-type ATP synthase subunit D, translating into MGKIRLTKNELKKQKDALKRFRQYLPTLILKKQQLQTEILKIHNELEKVKQEKAYEKANIYKWVDVFAEKAGIEDLVSIEKIETQEGNIAGIDIPVFEKAVFKETGYDPMKVPLWIKDGIEAVKRVIELNAKTLILFRQDELVKEELRITTQRVNLFEKVMIPSAKDNIRKIQIYLGDMQTAAVVTGKIAKEKIQKKLQATGQ; encoded by the coding sequence ATGGGGAAGATACGGCTGACAAAGAATGAACTGAAAAAACAGAAGGACGCGCTGAAAAGGTTCCGGCAGTACCTGCCCACGCTCATACTCAAGAAACAGCAGCTGCAGACGGAGATACTTAAGATACATAATGAGCTGGAAAAGGTCAAACAGGAAAAGGCCTATGAGAAAGCGAATATATATAAGTGGGTGGACGTATTCGCGGAAAAGGCCGGGATAGAAGATCTGGTCTCGATTGAAAAGATAGAGACCCAGGAAGGGAACATCGCGGGTATAGATATCCCGGTCTTTGAAAAAGCGGTCTTTAAGGAGACGGGATACGACCCTATGAAAGTACCTCTCTGGATAAAGGACGGTATCGAGGCGGTCAAGCGGGTCATTGAACTGAACGCTAAAACGCTTATCCTGTTCAGGCAGGATGAACTTGTAAAAGAAGAACTGAGGATAACGACGCAACGGGTCAACCTTTTCGAGAAGGTCATGATCCCCAGCGCCAAAGATAACATACGGAAGATACAAATATACCTTGGTGATATGCAGACAGCCGCCGTGGTCACGGGCAAGATAGCCAAAGAAAAGATCCAGAAAAAACTGCAGGCGACGGGGCAATAA
- a CDS encoding V-type ATP synthase subunit B, whose protein sequence is MRKVCTKILNIAGNVITVRTDGVGYEELAEITSVRGKSLAQVIRLDGDLVYLQVFAGARGVSTGDEVRFLGHPMQVGFSDNMMGRIFNGSGEPRDKGPAITDNLVEIAGPSANPAKRVIPKNMVRTNIPMIDIFNSLVESQKLPIFSVSGEPYNELLARIAMQAEVDIIILGGIGLKYDQYMFFRNTLEEGGALSRAIFFVHTAADPTVEGLMVPDLSLAVAENFALHGKKVLVLLTDMTNFADAMKEIAITMEQVPSNRGYPGDLYSQLAARYEKAVDFEGAGSITILAVTTMPGDDVTHPVPDNTGYITEGQFYLRNGRIEPFGSLSRLKQQVNKDTREDHRAIMDGMIQLYADYRETEEKRSMGFRMSDWDKKMLKYGGLFESHMMDLGVNTPLEEALDNGWKILADCFKPEETNFRSELVDKFWPKQ, encoded by the coding sequence ATGAGGAAAGTATGCACAAAAATCCTTAATATCGCCGGCAACGTAATAACCGTCCGGACCGACGGGGTGGGATATGAGGAACTGGCCGAAATAACCAGTGTGCGGGGAAAGTCCCTCGCCCAGGTAATACGGCTTGACGGTGATCTGGTCTACCTGCAGGTCTTTGCCGGAGCGCGCGGTGTCTCTACCGGTGACGAGGTAAGGTTCCTTGGACACCCGATGCAGGTGGGATTCTCCGATAACATGATGGGACGCATATTCAACGGGAGCGGAGAACCTCGGGACAAGGGCCCGGCCATAACCGACAACCTGGTCGAGATAGCGGGTCCTTCGGCGAATCCGGCCAAAAGGGTCATACCGAAGAACATGGTACGTACGAATATCCCCATGATAGATATTTTCAATTCACTGGTCGAGTCACAGAAACTGCCGATCTTTTCCGTGTCAGGCGAGCCGTATAACGAGCTTTTGGCGCGTATTGCCATGCAGGCAGAGGTTGACATAATCATACTTGGCGGTATAGGCCTTAAGTACGACCAGTACATGTTCTTCAGGAATACCCTTGAGGAAGGCGGGGCTCTTTCCCGGGCCATATTTTTCGTTCATACCGCCGCTGACCCTACGGTCGAGGGTCTTATGGTGCCGGACCTTTCTCTCGCGGTGGCGGAGAACTTCGCCCTCCATGGGAAAAAGGTACTCGTGCTTTTGACGGATATGACGAATTTCGCCGATGCCATGAAAGAAATAGCGATAACCATGGAACAGGTCCCATCGAACAGGGGTTACCCCGGGGATCTTTACAGCCAGCTGGCCGCCAGATATGAAAAAGCGGTAGATTTTGAAGGGGCCGGGTCGATAACCATCTTGGCCGTGACAACAATGCCGGGTGATGACGTTACGCACCCCGTTCCCGATAACACCGGATACATAACGGAAGGGCAATTCTACCTTAGGAACGGGCGCATAGAGCCTTTCGGGTCGCTGAGCAGGCTTAAACAACAGGTCAATAAAGACACGAGAGAGGACCATAGGGCCATAATGGACGGCATGATACAGCTGTACGCGGATTACAGGGAAACGGAAGAAAAAAGGTCCATGGGGTTCAGGATGAGCGACTGGGACAAGAAAATGCTTAAGTACGGAGGACTTTTCGAGTCCCATATGATGGACCTCGGGGTCAACACCCCGCTTGAGGAGGCCCTGGACAACGGGTGGAAGATATTAGCGGACTGTTTCAAGCCGGAAGAGACGAATTTCAGGTCGGAACTCGTGGATAAATTCTGGCCGAAACAATAA
- a CDS encoding V-type ATP synthase subunit A — protein MNRQTGKVVGVNGNMMTVRFTGDIIQNEVAYVVTGDKRLKSEVIKINGDRAFLQVFEFTKGIKVGDDVEFSGEMLSVQLGPGILTQIYDGLQNPLPEMAEKFGFFLPIGEELQAISSDKEWEFTPTAKKGDKVTGGMALGHVPEGIFEHKIMVPFDLTEEYTVEEVSPAGKYRIKDTVARLKTDKGKDINVTMTFNWPVKIPVTAYREKLQPVDPLETKVRIIDTMFPIAKGGTYCIPGPFGAGKTVLQQITSRHAHVDIVIIAACGERAGEVVETLKEFPEITDPRTGKPLMERTIIICNTSSMPVAARESSVYTATTLAEYYRQMGLNVLLLADSTSRWAQAMREISGRLEEIPGEEAYPAYLESRIASFYERAGLIRLHDGSTGSLTIGGTVSPAGGNFEEPVTQGTLKVVGAFHGLSRARADARKFPSIDPLESWSKYKSVIPDEQRETAKRILSKGEEVKQMMKVVGEEGISIDDFIISLKSDFLDGVYLQQNGFDDVDAATSGDRQQYVFGKVIVVLEKEFVIKEKADARDFFYNLRHKFIDWNYKKMESDDFKKIEKEIDKILEGDNNEESMHKNP, from the coding sequence ATGAACAGACAAACGGGTAAGGTCGTCGGGGTTAACGGCAACATGATGACGGTGCGTTTTACGGGAGACATCATACAGAACGAGGTCGCGTATGTGGTCACCGGAGATAAGAGGCTTAAATCCGAGGTAATAAAGATAAACGGCGACCGGGCTTTTCTTCAGGTATTCGAGTTCACCAAGGGCATAAAGGTGGGCGATGACGTCGAGTTCTCTGGCGAGATGCTGTCAGTCCAGCTCGGTCCGGGTATACTTACGCAGATATACGACGGGCTCCAGAACCCCCTACCGGAAATGGCCGAAAAATTCGGGTTCTTCCTCCCGATAGGAGAAGAGCTCCAGGCGATATCTTCCGACAAAGAATGGGAGTTCACTCCGACCGCGAAGAAAGGGGACAAGGTCACCGGAGGAATGGCGCTGGGGCATGTTCCCGAAGGCATCTTTGAGCACAAGATCATGGTCCCGTTCGACCTGACGGAAGAATACACGGTAGAAGAGGTCTCCCCGGCGGGCAAGTACAGGATCAAGGATACGGTCGCCAGGCTCAAGACAGATAAGGGGAAGGATATCAATGTCACAATGACGTTCAACTGGCCGGTCAAGATACCCGTGACCGCGTATAGGGAAAAGCTCCAGCCGGTGGACCCGCTGGAAACGAAGGTCCGTATCATCGATACGATGTTCCCCATAGCCAAGGGCGGGACATATTGCATCCCCGGCCCGTTCGGAGCGGGTAAGACCGTGCTCCAGCAGATCACCAGCCGGCACGCGCATGTGGATATAGTGATAATAGCGGCGTGTGGGGAGAGGGCCGGCGAAGTTGTGGAAACGCTAAAGGAATTCCCGGAGATAACTGACCCGCGTACCGGGAAGCCCCTTATGGAAAGAACGATAATCATATGCAATACATCTTCAATGCCGGTGGCGGCAAGAGAATCATCGGTCTATACCGCTACGACACTTGCCGAATATTACCGGCAAATGGGGCTTAACGTGCTGCTTCTGGCGGATTCAACGTCAAGGTGGGCCCAGGCCATGAGGGAAATATCCGGCAGGCTCGAGGAAATACCCGGGGAAGAAGCGTATCCCGCGTATCTGGAATCCAGAATAGCCAGTTTCTACGAAAGGGCCGGACTTATAAGGCTGCATGATGGCAGTACCGGGAGCCTTACGATAGGTGGGACCGTCAGCCCGGCGGGCGGGAACTTCGAGGAACCGGTCACCCAGGGGACGCTTAAAGTGGTAGGCGCGTTCCATGGCCTTTCAAGGGCCCGGGCCGATGCCAGGAAATTCCCCTCTATCGATCCGCTGGAAAGCTGGAGCAAGTATAAAAGCGTTATCCCTGACGAACAAAGGGAAACGGCAAAGAGGATCCTCTCCAAGGGAGAGGAAGTAAAACAGATGATGAAGGTCGTGGGAGAAGAGGGTATATCCATCGATGATTTTATCATCTCCCTGAAGAGTGATTTTCTCGACGGCGTATACCTGCAGCAGAACGGGTTCGATGATGTGGACGCCGCGACGTCCGGTGACCGCCAGCAGTATGTTTTCGGGAAGGTCATCGTGGTGCTCGAAAAGGAATTTGTTATCAAGGAAAAAGCCGATGCCAGGGACTTTTTCTATAATCTCAGGCACAAGTTCATAGACTGGAACTACAAGAAAATGGAAAGTGATGATTTTAAGAAGATCGAGAAGGAAATAGATAAAATACTGGAAGGTGACAATAATGAGGAAAGTATGCACAAAAATCCTTAA
- a CDS encoding DUF2764 family protein, translating into MDKYYYLVASLPYLKFDAEVPMSSGSFLEECAKWVPEDEMRVLTGFGDGQDEAVAEGRVFAGEWREFEMTLRRAIVRAKEPGASERTYVPDAAKGVLGAENPLVMEERYERAKWDFLEGKAADGFFSINALAIYYLKLRIKERLAAFNKDEGEKFFYNLCEVKDEQTNG; encoded by the coding sequence ATGGATAAATATTACTATCTGGTCGCATCATTGCCGTATTTGAAATTCGACGCTGAAGTCCCTATGTCTTCCGGGAGCTTTCTTGAGGAATGCGCCAAGTGGGTCCCTGAGGATGAAATGCGGGTCCTTACGGGGTTTGGCGATGGACAGGACGAGGCGGTCGCGGAAGGACGCGTGTTCGCCGGGGAATGGAGGGAGTTCGAAATGACCCTCAGGCGGGCTATCGTAAGAGCGAAAGAACCGGGAGCAAGCGAAAGGACCTATGTGCCGGACGCGGCTAAAGGGGTCCTTGGCGCGGAAAACCCCCTGGTCATGGAGGAGAGATATGAAAGGGCCAAGTGGGATTTCCTGGAAGGAAAGGCGGCGGACGGGTTTTTCAGTATCAACGCGCTCGCGATCTATTACCTGAAGTTAAGGATAAAAGAACGGCTGGCCGCGTTCAACAAGGATGAAGGCGAAAAATTTTTTTATAATCTATGTGAGGTAAAAGATGAACAGACAAACGGGTAA
- the pyrE gene encoding orotate phosphoribosyltransferase gives MQEKEIIEIFSEINAYQTGHFLLSSGLHSGSYLQCALVLQDPIIASRLCAPLAERFKDKAPDLIIGPAMGGVVLAYEIARHLNARAIFTERNAEGKMTLRRGFRAIPANRILIAEDVLTTGGSVREVISLLAEDGMEPVGIISLVDRSGGTLDFGGIKYESLLKLNVPTFRPEECPLCKEGLPLVKPGSRKSAK, from the coding sequence ATGCAAGAGAAAGAGATAATCGAGATATTTTCGGAGATAAACGCCTATCAAACCGGACATTTTCTGCTTTCCAGCGGACTACACTCCGGTTCATATCTTCAATGTGCCCTTGTTCTCCAGGACCCGATCATAGCGTCCAGGTTGTGCGCTCCTCTGGCCGAAAGGTTCAAGGATAAGGCCCCAGACCTTATCATAGGACCGGCCATGGGAGGGGTGGTGTTGGCGTACGAGATCGCCAGACATCTTAACGCGCGCGCTATTTTCACGGAAAGGAACGCCGAGGGGAAAATGACCCTGCGGCGCGGTTTCAGGGCCATTCCAGCGAACAGGATACTTATAGCCGAAGATGTCCTTACCACGGGAGGGTCTGTAAGGGAAGTGATATCTCTTCTGGCCGAGGATGGTATGGAGCCCGTCGGGATAATATCCCTGGTCGACAGGAGCGGTGGTACACTGGACTTCGGGGGCATAAAGTATGAAAGTCTTTTAAAATTGAACGTACCTACTTTTCGTCCGGAGGAATGCCCTTTGTGCAAGGAAGGGTTGCCGCTGGTCAAGCCGGGGTCACGGAAAAGCGCGAAATAA
- the pyrF gene encoding orotidine-5'-phosphate decarboxylase: protein MKARDRLIVALDVEDHDSARRMVDLLAGEVDIFKVGIAPFTGYGDGILRHLEALGKKVFLDLKFHDIPNTVRNAAREGTKKHVFMMNFHCLGGKAMLEAAVQGAGTSKDRPLLLGVTILTSMGEAEFKELGMSGTVTDKVLELARIARDAGLDGVVASAKEAARIKKDIGGDFVVVTPGVRPEWSVAGDQKRVLTPSAAINEGADYLVVGRPILEAEDPREAARKILNEMDSIL from the coding sequence ATGAAAGCCAGAGACAGGCTTATTGTGGCGCTGGATGTGGAAGATCATGACTCTGCCCGGAGGATGGTGGACCTCCTTGCCGGGGAAGTGGATATATTCAAGGTCGGGATAGCCCCGTTCACCGGGTACGGGGACGGGATACTTCGGCACCTTGAAGCGCTTGGCAAGAAGGTGTTCCTTGACCTCAAGTTCCACGACATCCCGAATACGGTCAGGAACGCGGCGCGTGAAGGGACGAAAAAACATGTTTTCATGATGAATTTTCATTGCCTGGGAGGCAAGGCAATGCTTGAGGCCGCGGTCCAAGGTGCCGGGACATCCAAGGACCGGCCCCTGCTGCTGGGGGTTACGATACTTACCAGCATGGGAGAGGCGGAATTTAAAGAGCTGGGGATGTCAGGCACGGTGACGGACAAGGTGCTGGAATTGGCAAGAATAGCCCGCGACGCCGGGCTTGATGGCGTTGTGGCGTCCGCGAAGGAAGCGGCCAGGATAAAAAAGGACATAGGCGGGGATTTTGTGGTGGTCACTCCCGGAGTAAGGCCCGAGTGGTCTGTTGCGGGAGATCAGAAAAGGGTGCTTACGCCCTCCGCGGCCATAAATGAAGGCGCGGACTATCTTGTCGTGGGCAGGCCTATACTGGAGGCAGAGGACCCGCGCGAAGCGGCGCGAAAAATATTAAACGAAATGGACAGCATATTATAA
- a CDS encoding dihydroorotate dehydrogenase, whose amino-acid sequence MELNTRIAGIDFKNPVWVASGTFGNGWEFDDIIDLEKVGAIITKTVTLAGREGNPPPRIVETASGLLNSIGLENKGVRAFVEDTLKKLIKLDTRVIVSIAGDANGIAECVAVLSGECSPDALELNLSCPNVRHSGTSSRLVAQDAKATEEMVRIVKKKAGCPVFAKLTPNVTDISEIAMAAEQGGADGVVLVNTYLGMAVDAAKRKPVLGNVFGGLSGPAIKPLALKAVYDTHKRVKIPVIGIGGVMTGTDIAEFMLCGAAAVQTGTANLADPVSYERILAEFRHYLSEHHIKNASELTGALEAGERTGER is encoded by the coding sequence ATGGAACTCAACACCAGGATAGCGGGTATCGATTTCAAGAACCCCGTATGGGTGGCGTCGGGCACATTCGGGAACGGGTGGGAGTTCGACGATATCATTGACCTGGAAAAGGTCGGGGCCATAATAACGAAGACGGTAACGCTCGCCGGTCGGGAGGGGAACCCTCCCCCCAGGATCGTGGAAACGGCTTCGGGTCTTCTTAATTCCATAGGGCTTGAGAATAAGGGGGTCAGGGCCTTTGTGGAGGATACCCTGAAAAAGCTCATAAAGCTTGATACGCGTGTTATCGTCAGCATCGCCGGGGACGCGAACGGGATAGCGGAGTGTGTCGCGGTCCTTTCCGGCGAATGTTCTCCGGACGCGCTGGAACTTAACCTGTCTTGCCCGAACGTGCGCCACAGTGGAACGAGCAGCCGGCTTGTCGCCCAGGACGCGAAGGCGACCGAAGAAATGGTAAGGATCGTTAAGAAGAAAGCGGGCTGTCCCGTCTTCGCCAAGCTCACACCGAACGTCACGGATATAAGCGAAATAGCGATGGCCGCCGAACAGGGCGGAGCGGATGGCGTGGTCCTGGTCAATACGTATCTGGGAATGGCCGTGGACGCGGCAAAAAGAAAACCGGTACTGGGTAACGTCTTCGGCGGGCTCAGCGGGCCAGCGATAAAACCTTTGGCCTTGAAAGCCGTATACGATACGCATAAGAGGGTCAAGATCCCGGTGATCGGTATAGGAGGGGTAATGACCGGGACCGACATAGCGGAATTCATGTTATGCGGGGCGGCCGCCGTGCAGACGGGTACCGCCAATCTCGCGGACCCGGTTTCTTATGAACGTATACTCGCCGAATTCAGGCACTATTTGTCCGAACATCATATCAAGAACGCTTCTGAACTCACGGGCGCGCTCGAGGCGGGGGAAAGGACCGGGGAAAGATGA
- a CDS encoding dihydroorotate dehydrogenase electron transfer subunit, with the protein MCENKKHVIQGKIIHNKNVAPDHFEMKIASDVLPDISRPGQFVNVKINNEAQLLRVPLGIHDAGPGYICLLYKVVGEATHALKCMGKDDMVDVLGPLGNSFNIGPVEGSERAKAFLVAGGHGIAPLYFLARVLTGKGIDTEVFIGARSASHVVCADKTRDTGAKVHISTESGDAGHKGYVTGPLTDSLKARGKGATTIFACGPRSMLAAVSGIADEYGIPAEVSVDAYMACGIGACLGCAIRTRTGYKLVCKDGPVFDHSIIDWAHEKANG; encoded by the coding sequence ATGTGTGAAAACAAAAAACATGTGATACAGGGAAAGATCATACATAACAAGAACGTAGCCCCGGACCATTTCGAGATGAAAATAGCTTCGGATGTACTGCCGGACATATCGCGGCCCGGCCAATTCGTGAATGTTAAAATAAATAATGAGGCACAGCTTTTGCGCGTACCTTTGGGCATACACGACGCCGGCCCTGGATATATATGCCTTCTTTACAAGGTGGTCGGAGAGGCGACCCATGCCTTGAAATGTATGGGAAAGGACGACATGGTGGATGTGTTGGGGCCCCTTGGGAACAGCTTTAACATAGGCCCGGTCGAAGGAAGCGAAAGAGCGAAAGCGTTCCTGGTCGCCGGCGGGCACGGCATCGCCCCGTTATATTTCCTGGCCAGGGTACTGACGGGTAAGGGAATAGATACGGAAGTATTCATCGGGGCCAGGTCGGCATCCCATGTGGTCTGCGCGGACAAGACAAGGGATACGGGCGCAAAGGTCCACATCTCCACGGAGTCGGGTGACGCGGGGCACAAAGGATATGTTACCGGGCCCTTAACGGATAGCCTGAAAGCACGGGGAAAAGGGGCGACGACGATATTCGCCTGCGGGCCGCGGTCCATGCTGGCGGCGGTGTCCGGGATAGCTGATGAATATGGTATCCCCGCAGAGGTGTCGGTGGACGCGTACATGGCTTGTGGTATCGGCGCCTGTCTGGGTTGTGCCATAAGGACAAGGACGGGATATAAACTTGTATGCAAGGACGGGCCGGTATTCGACCATAGTATCATTGACTGGGCCCATGAAAAAGCGAATGGATAG
- a CDS encoding dihydroorotase, translating into MKMLIKNGWVVDPSCGRNAKYDILIEKDRISKIGKGLEDEDAVLIDAKGKIVAPGFVDMHTHLREPGREEAETIATGMNAAVSGGYTTVCPMPNTEPACDSHADVTFLLERARDLKKCNLLPIGAITKKREGLELSEMAELKEAGCVAVSDDGSSVPDASLMRRALEYASMNGLLVISHCEDKALAGDGVMNEGYFSTLLGLAPIPREAEITVVERDIRLAELTGARLHIAHVSTAESIDIIKKAKKRGVNVTCEVTPHHFTLTDGALRGYDTDLKVNPPLRTAEDVKAIKEAIEDGTIDVIATDHAPHPENEKEKEFDYAPFGMIGLETALSLGIQELVDGEYLNWEGLVDKMSTTPSRILGYDRGTLQEGAVADIVIVDPEKEWVYSADKIRSKSKNSPFIGKKMKGAAVYTICGGKIVYKG; encoded by the coding sequence ATGAAAATGTTGATAAAGAACGGCTGGGTTGTAGATCCTTCCTGCGGACGGAACGCGAAATACGATATTTTAATTGAAAAAGACAGGATATCCAAAATAGGTAAAGGGCTTGAGGATGAAGACGCCGTTCTTATCGACGCGAAAGGGAAGATCGTGGCGCCGGGATTCGTGGATATGCACACCCATCTAAGGGAACCCGGCAGGGAAGAAGCCGAGACCATAGCTACGGGGATGAATGCCGCTGTGAGCGGCGGGTATACTACGGTGTGCCCGATGCCCAATACCGAGCCCGCGTGCGATAGCCATGCGGACGTGACCTTTCTCCTGGAAAGGGCCAGGGACCTAAAAAAATGCAACCTGCTTCCCATCGGCGCAATAACGAAAAAACGTGAAGGGCTTGAACTCTCCGAAATGGCCGAACTCAAGGAGGCGGGATGTGTGGCGGTATCTGACGACGGGTCTTCCGTCCCTGACGCGTCGCTCATGAGGAGGGCGCTTGAGTACGCGTCCATGAACGGGCTTCTTGTAATATCGCATTGTGAGGATAAGGCCCTGGCCGGGGACGGGGTCATGAACGAAGGGTACTTCTCCACGCTTCTGGGGCTTGCTCCCATACCGAGGGAAGCGGAGATAACCGTGGTCGAGAGGGATATAAGGCTAGCGGAGCTTACGGGGGCCAGGCTCCATATCGCCCACGTATCGACCGCGGAAAGTATAGACATAATAAAAAAGGCGAAAAAACGCGGCGTGAACGTTACATGCGAAGTGACCCCGCACCACTTTACGTTGACTGACGGGGCCTTGAGGGGGTATGATACAGATCTAAAGGTCAACCCGCCCCTGCGAACGGCCGAGGACGTAAAGGCCATAAAGGAAGCCATCGAGGACGGCACGATAGATGTTATAGCGACAGATCACGCGCCGCATCCGGAGAACGAGAAGGAGAAAGAGTTCGATTACGCCCCCTTCGGCATGATAGGACTTGAGACGGCCCTTTCCCTGGGGATACAGGAGCTCGTGGATGGCGAATATCTTAACTGGGAGGGGCTTGTGGATAAGATGTCCACTACGCCTTCAAGGATACTGGGATATGATAGGGGGACCTTACAGGAAGGGGCGGTGGCTGATATCGTTATCGTAGACCCGGAGAAAGAATGGGTATACTCCGCCGACAAGATCCGGTCCAAGTCCAAGAATTCACCTTTCATCGGGAAAAAGATGAAGGGCGCCGCAGTATACACGATATGTGGAGGAAAAATAGTATATAAAGGGTAA